From Mesobacillus boroniphilus, the proteins below share one genomic window:
- a CDS encoding EcsC family protein, translated as MDSRDFLLKELKEIEKWEKDQKGLWFWERLTRLPFKMLDRFTPKFIQEKVGILLDELGSYIQTGGQYLTSEKSVFQFFEKKTGRRVSQLTDMDRVPVEEMKQVSLALGEQRKKAATIQGASTGIGGIFTLAIDIPAVLALSLKTIQDIAIIHGYDPRDKKERVFIIKCLQFSSADVVGKQAIMNELIEFNRENKSKEVISQLQGWREVTLTYTESFGWKKLLQMVPVAGIVFGAFANRSMVSDLAETATMLYQKRRILERLEAESPVSED; from the coding sequence ATGGATTCACGGGACTTCTTATTGAAAGAACTAAAGGAAATTGAAAAATGGGAGAAGGACCAGAAGGGGCTTTGGTTTTGGGAACGCCTGACCCGTCTGCCATTCAAGATGCTTGATCGGTTCACGCCAAAGTTCATCCAGGAGAAGGTAGGAATCCTGCTTGATGAGCTTGGAAGCTACATTCAAACGGGCGGACAATATTTAACGAGCGAGAAGTCTGTGTTTCAATTTTTCGAAAAAAAGACTGGCAGGAGAGTCAGCCAGCTTACAGATATGGACCGCGTTCCGGTGGAAGAAATGAAGCAGGTATCACTGGCACTTGGCGAGCAGCGGAAGAAGGCAGCGACGATCCAGGGGGCAAGTACAGGTATCGGCGGAATTTTTACACTCGCGATTGATATTCCTGCCGTGCTGGCCCTCTCGCTAAAAACAATCCAGGATATTGCGATCATCCATGGTTACGATCCAAGGGATAAAAAAGAACGTGTCTTTATCATCAAATGTCTGCAGTTTTCTTCGGCGGATGTTGTTGGAAAGCAGGCCATCATGAATGAGTTGATTGAATTTAACAGGGAAAATAAATCAAAGGAAGTCATCTCGCAGCTGCAGGGCTGGCGTGAGGTCACCTTGACGTATACAGAATCCTTCGGCTGGAAAAAGCTTCTGCAGATGGTGCCGGTAGCCGGGATTGTGTTCGGAGCCTTCGCAAACCGGTCGATGGTGAGCGACCTTGCCGAAACCGCGACAATGTTATATCAGAAGAGACGAATTTTGGAAAGGCTTGAGGCCGAATCTCCTGTTTCCGAAGATTGA
- a CDS encoding MDR family MFS transporter, giving the protein MKWKEYPQNLKVRLITSFFNRAISSAVMPFMALFFAQHKGAVWAGIFLGMIVFVTFIGNFIGGYISDRFRRKKILMITSIVSTILLGLMTASLVPQYKWIEVFATAYLLFMISGSLGRPAMQAIIIDSTTPENRKAIYAVDYWLTNLSMAIGAALGGLFYSYHQLGLFIVLTCAYATLPIAYAIWLQDTTVPQLKKQHKNVVKDLFANYKVALQDKPFVMAVLGGMCIYAAEFSLNSYIGVRLATEFRPLFVGEFKLSGVRMLSLLNIENMMLVVLLTFIVTKFTDKFDKRKMLLAGLVFYSVGYTVITSANIWYMLLLFNLVATIGELMYSPIANAEKANMMPDDKRGSYSAFSGISFSGADLIARSTIILGAFLVPSMMSVYIGLILLAGTGVLYGGLFVFQEKRRKELILSKTV; this is encoded by the coding sequence ATGAAGTGGAAAGAATACCCACAAAACCTAAAAGTCCGTTTGATCACATCTTTTTTTAACCGCGCCATTTCCAGTGCAGTCATGCCATTCATGGCACTGTTTTTCGCCCAGCATAAAGGAGCCGTTTGGGCAGGGATATTCCTTGGGATGATCGTTTTCGTTACGTTTATTGGCAATTTTATCGGAGGCTATATCTCTGACCGTTTCCGCCGGAAAAAAATCCTGATGATCACATCTATCGTGAGTACAATTTTGTTAGGATTAATGACCGCGAGTCTGGTTCCTCAATATAAATGGATAGAAGTGTTTGCAACTGCATATCTGCTTTTTATGATTTCCGGCAGTCTCGGTCGTCCGGCCATGCAAGCCATCATCATTGATTCCACGACACCCGAAAACCGGAAAGCCATTTATGCAGTGGATTACTGGCTGACCAACTTATCAATGGCAATTGGAGCCGCACTTGGCGGACTGTTTTATAGTTATCATCAACTTGGCCTGTTCATTGTTCTTACCTGTGCTTACGCCACACTGCCAATTGCTTATGCAATCTGGCTTCAGGACACGACGGTTCCTCAATTAAAAAAGCAACACAAAAATGTCGTCAAAGACTTGTTCGCAAACTATAAAGTAGCACTTCAGGATAAACCATTCGTTATGGCCGTATTAGGAGGAATGTGTATTTACGCAGCAGAGTTTTCGCTCAACAGCTATATCGGTGTCCGCCTGGCCACTGAATTCCGTCCGCTGTTCGTGGGTGAATTCAAGCTATCAGGCGTCAGAATGCTGAGTTTGTTGAACATCGAAAACATGATGCTCGTCGTCCTTCTGACTTTCATCGTTACGAAATTCACCGATAAATTCGATAAGAGAAAAATGCTGCTGGCCGGCCTGGTCTTTTACAGCGTTGGCTACACTGTCATTACATCAGCGAATATCTGGTATATGCTGCTCTTATTCAATCTAGTTGCAACAATCGGCGAGCTTATGTACTCTCCAATCGCCAATGCCGAAAAAGCCAATATGATGCCAGATGACAAACGCGGCTCCTATTCTGCATTTTCAGGAATCAGCTTCAGCGGCGCCGATTTGATTGCCCGCTCAACGATCATTTTGGGGGCATTTTTGGTACCGAGCATGATGAGTGTCTATATCGGATTGATTTTATTGGCAGGTACAGGCGTGTTGTATGGCGGGTTGTTTGTGTTTCAAGAGAAAAGGCGCAAAGAATTGATTTTAAGTAAAACCGTATAG
- a CDS encoding ABC transporter substrate-binding protein, translated as MDRYLLTLWNRVDSGEAKVEELAELLLLSTKQTRRKLKQWEEEGWLTFQSGRGRGNRSTVKWLRDVEQEYERSFFMSMEKEPIEAVSKLLLLDWTTETKQRLMAAFQGKLGFNQEGQDRLIIPRFYRFLTYHPLKLADANSANIIANLYNRLVTLNADDSVAPELAHSWEYTDTQLLLYLRKDVAFHDGSILKAEDVVHCLQQMKQDENFAKLWEPIKAITTPSPLVVKLEFPGGCSYVLQLLGLLTASIFKEVNVKLLGTGGFYLAEESAGKTALSAFKQYFGCRPLLDRVEFVHVPKEFHVVYHAGHESEQVDTFKVESDSGFGIVVLNPFRGSDMTRKEVRDYIHMVIDRHRHELPEVDARITGNNEGCLIGLSKPYEMPELPLPTMSSPIKMKYVNYTANTSIWLKDKLEQAGLEVDFEEISFHDAIYDPDVKKETDLFIHGEIFELNQSFSYFFFLKNSFSPLHFLVNRNEFLQRKIEAYTTMPFKQWSSLHLQIEQYMKEESLCVPLYFTKRQIPFSINLMNVEIKHFGYVDLTKLWTKPEV; from the coding sequence ATGGATCGCTATTTATTAACATTATGGAACCGGGTTGATTCTGGAGAGGCAAAGGTAGAAGAACTCGCAGAGCTGCTGTTACTTAGCACGAAGCAAACTCGCCGTAAGCTGAAGCAATGGGAAGAAGAGGGCTGGCTCACTTTTCAATCCGGTCGGGGAAGGGGAAATAGGTCAACGGTAAAATGGTTACGAGATGTTGAACAGGAGTATGAACGGAGCTTTTTCATGAGTATGGAAAAAGAACCGATTGAGGCTGTCAGTAAACTATTGCTGCTGGATTGGACGACAGAAACGAAGCAGCGGCTGATGGCAGCTTTTCAGGGGAAACTGGGATTTAACCAGGAAGGACAGGATCGCTTGATCATCCCTAGATTTTATCGGTTTTTAACTTATCATCCGCTAAAATTGGCGGATGCCAACAGCGCGAACATCATTGCCAACCTATACAACAGGCTTGTTACACTGAATGCAGACGATTCGGTTGCCCCGGAATTAGCCCATAGCTGGGAATATACCGATACACAACTCTTATTGTATTTAAGGAAAGATGTTGCCTTCCATGACGGATCTATTCTAAAAGCGGAGGATGTCGTCCATTGTCTGCAGCAAATGAAACAGGATGAAAATTTTGCGAAGCTATGGGAACCAATCAAGGCAATCACTACTCCTTCTCCACTGGTGGTGAAGCTTGAATTCCCTGGCGGCTGCTCCTATGTGCTCCAGTTATTGGGTCTCTTGACTGCGAGCATTTTTAAAGAAGTGAATGTAAAGCTGCTGGGGACAGGCGGTTTTTATTTGGCTGAAGAATCAGCAGGGAAAACGGCTCTTAGTGCATTCAAGCAATATTTTGGATGCCGTCCGCTGCTCGATCGTGTAGAGTTTGTCCACGTCCCCAAAGAGTTCCACGTCGTCTATCATGCTGGCCATGAATCAGAACAAGTTGATACCTTTAAGGTGGAAAGTGATTCAGGATTTGGAATTGTCGTCTTGAATCCATTTCGCGGCTCAGACATGACCCGTAAAGAAGTACGGGACTACATCCATATGGTCATCGATCGTCATCGCCATGAGCTTCCAGAAGTTGATGCAAGAATCACAGGCAACAATGAAGGCTGCCTCATTGGATTATCAAAACCCTATGAAATGCCTGAATTGCCTTTGCCGACAATGTCCAGCCCGATCAAGATGAAATATGTAAACTATACGGCAAATACTTCAATTTGGCTTAAGGATAAGCTTGAACAGGCAGGGCTAGAGGTTGATTTTGAGGAGATTTCCTTCCATGATGCCATCTATGATCCCGATGTAAAAAAGGAGACGGATTTGTTCATCCATGGAGAAATATTTGAACTGAACCAGAGTTTCTCCTACTTCTTCTTTTTGAAAAACAGTTTCTCGCCGCTTCACTTCCTGGTTAACAGAAATGAATTTTTACAGCGTAAGATTGAAGCTTATACAACGATGCCTTTTAAACAATGGAGTAGCCTGCATTTGCAGATCGAGCAATATATGAAAGAAGAATCCCTATGTGTGCCTCTGTACTTCACAAAACGGCAGATCCCTTTTTCTATTAATCTGATGAACGTGGAAATCAAGCATTTTGGATATGTGGATTTGACGAAACTTTGGACGAAGCCTGAGGTTTAA
- a CDS encoding GNAT family N-acetyltransferase, translating to MKKYNEGLELVELNPSDTWGLVMLSASVGWDYDEEEIGTLFSSSSKVFGHKNFEGKLVSSAAIIPYDKKLASIGVVIVDNDYRGLGLGKEVTQKCIDSARDRSIMLIATAEGKPLYEKLGFTVVDSVHKYLCGEYNPPYLEPLSGITVEAFNKEHLEDMIKLDGPAFGDMRTSFLRNRIQQASQSIVVKDQDSKIIGYGLSILGPVNLILGPVVAPDYRIAQIIIDRLACHHQGKLRVDVPSGHEKLMTFLEQSGFIKVNNPPVMAIHTDKMPTRNHTLFTIASQAYG from the coding sequence ATGAAGAAATATAATGAAGGGCTAGAATTAGTTGAGTTAAACCCAAGTGATACATGGGGTTTAGTTATGCTGTCAGCATCTGTCGGCTGGGACTATGATGAAGAGGAAATAGGAACATTATTTTCTTCTTCGAGCAAAGTTTTTGGGCACAAAAATTTTGAGGGTAAGCTTGTGTCCAGTGCTGCTATAATCCCTTACGATAAAAAGCTGGCTTCAATTGGTGTGGTAATTGTCGATAACGATTATCGAGGACTGGGGTTGGGAAAAGAGGTTACCCAAAAATGTATAGATAGTGCCCGGGATCGATCCATTATGTTAATTGCAACCGCTGAAGGCAAACCCCTATACGAGAAATTGGGGTTTACAGTTGTGGATTCTGTGCATAAGTATCTTTGCGGCGAGTATAATCCTCCCTATTTAGAACCCTTAAGCGGAATTACGGTTGAAGCCTTTAATAAAGAACATTTAGAAGATATGATCAAGCTGGATGGACCTGCTTTCGGAGATATGAGAACCAGCTTTCTTCGTAATAGAATCCAACAGGCAAGTCAAAGTATAGTAGTGAAGGACCAGGATTCTAAAATCATAGGATATGGACTATCTATATTGGGACCTGTAAATTTGATCCTGGGCCCTGTCGTGGCACCGGATTATAGAATCGCTCAAATAATAATCGACCGCCTGGCTTGTCATCATCAAGGGAAATTAAGGGTAGATGTACCCTCTGGACACGAGAAACTGATGACTTTCCTGGAACAAAGCGGGTTTATAAAGGTCAACAATCCTCCAGTAATGGCTATCCATACGGATAAAATGCCGACCAGAAACCATACCTTATTCACAATTGCATCGCAGGCTTATGGATGA
- a CDS encoding 2OG-Fe(II) oxygenase, which translates to MDAVDLTVKEPTIFNHIGNKIKTDDREINIIARMEEPLIVILGNVLSDEECDVLMKLSKEKLQRSKIGNTREVDQLRTSSSTFIEDTENEVVARVEKRISQIMGIPNEHGEGLQILNYKIGQEYKAHFDFFSSNVSNPRISTLVMYLNDVEQGGETYFPKLNFSVSPQKGMAVYFEYFYDNQALNDLTLHGGAPVVIGDKWAATQWMRRKSVK; encoded by the coding sequence ATGGATGCTGTTGATTTAACTGTAAAAGAACCTACGATTTTTAACCATATCGGAAACAAAATCAAAACCGATGATCGTGAAATCAACATTATTGCTAGAATGGAAGAACCGCTGATCGTCATTTTGGGGAATGTATTAAGTGATGAAGAATGCGATGTGCTAATGAAGCTCTCAAAGGAAAAGCTGCAGCGCTCGAAAATCGGAAATACCCGCGAAGTTGATCAGCTCAGGACAAGCAGCAGTACGTTTATCGAAGATACCGAAAACGAGGTTGTTGCACGGGTTGAAAAAAGAATCTCTCAAATCATGGGCATTCCGAATGAACATGGAGAAGGGCTGCAGATTTTAAATTATAAAATTGGCCAGGAGTATAAAGCGCACTTTGACTTTTTCTCGTCAAATGTAAGCAACCCGAGAATCAGCACACTCGTCATGTATTTGAACGATGTCGAGCAGGGAGGAGAAACCTATTTCCCTAAGCTCAATTTCTCAGTATCCCCGCAAAAGGGCATGGCCGTTTATTTTGAATATTTCTATGACAATCAAGCTTTGAACGACTTAACCTTGCATGGCGGAGCACCAGTCGTCATCGGCGACAAATGGGCCGCAACGCAATGGATGAGACGCAAAAGCGTGAAATAG
- a CDS encoding AbgT family transporter, which translates to METTNKKGFILRSLDVIERVGNKLPHPVTLFAIFSVMVVVLSAVFSAMGVKVADPMNEGEFLTVKNLLSKEGIAYLFESAVTNFTGFAPLGTVLVTMLGIGIAERTGLISAALRGLVTSVPKQLLTAALVFGGVMSSMAADAGYVVLTPLGAVLFAGLGRHPLAGLAAAFAGVSGGFSANLLLTSLDPLLGGLTKDAAAIFDPAYAENINYAMNYYFMIVSVFLITIVGTLVTDKIVEPRLGTFKGDVKEEVEYLSAVEKKGLWGALISIIITAIGIALLVIPEWGPLRGGEENIINAPFFHSLVPIILILFFVPGFIYGRITKSIKNDKDVADQLSDTMATMGSYIVLAFVAAQFVAYFKESNLGLVLAVNGAELLESTGFKGIPLILAFIVISGFINLFIGSASAKWAIMAPVFVPIMMQIGYTPEFTQLVYRIADSTTNIISPLMPYFAIVIAFAQKYDKKVGIGTLIATMLPYSIALTVAWVLMLIIWMLTGIDIGPGSSIYMPK; encoded by the coding sequence TTGGAAACGACAAATAAAAAAGGTTTTATTTTGCGTTCACTCGATGTGATTGAGCGTGTGGGAAATAAGTTGCCTCATCCGGTCACTCTGTTTGCTATTTTCTCCGTGATGGTCGTCGTTCTGTCTGCGGTTTTTTCGGCGATGGGTGTAAAAGTGGCAGACCCTATGAATGAAGGGGAATTTTTAACGGTAAAGAACTTGTTAAGCAAGGAAGGGATCGCCTATCTATTTGAAAGTGCAGTTACGAACTTCACTGGCTTTGCACCGCTTGGAACGGTTCTTGTCACGATGCTGGGGATCGGTATCGCGGAACGTACTGGCTTAATCAGTGCGGCTTTGCGCGGACTTGTTACTTCTGTTCCTAAGCAATTATTGACGGCTGCATTAGTATTCGGCGGCGTCATGTCCAGCATGGCAGCTGACGCTGGTTATGTTGTCTTGACTCCACTTGGAGCGGTTCTGTTCGCAGGTCTTGGAAGACATCCGCTTGCTGGTCTGGCTGCTGCTTTCGCAGGTGTATCTGGCGGCTTCAGTGCGAACCTGCTTCTGACTTCATTGGACCCGCTTTTGGGCGGATTGACGAAGGATGCTGCGGCGATTTTTGATCCGGCTTATGCTGAAAACATCAACTATGCAATGAACTACTACTTCATGATCGTATCTGTATTCTTGATCACGATTGTCGGAACATTGGTAACAGATAAAATCGTCGAACCACGTCTTGGTACATTCAAAGGCGATGTAAAAGAAGAGGTTGAATATTTATCTGCTGTCGAGAAAAAAGGGCTATGGGGTGCTTTGATTTCTATCATCATCACAGCAATCGGTATCGCATTGCTTGTTATTCCTGAATGGGGACCACTTCGTGGCGGGGAAGAGAACATCATCAATGCTCCATTCTTCCACTCGCTAGTTCCAATCATCCTGATCCTATTCTTCGTACCAGGTTTTATCTATGGAAGAATTACGAAATCGATCAAGAATGATAAGGATGTAGCGGATCAGCTTTCTGACACGATGGCAACGATGGGTTCGTACATCGTGCTGGCGTTTGTTGCCGCTCAATTCGTTGCCTACTTCAAGGAATCAAACCTTGGATTGGTACTTGCTGTAAACGGTGCAGAACTGCTTGAAAGCACAGGCTTCAAAGGAATCCCATTAATCCTGGCGTTCATCGTCATTTCCGGATTCATTAACCTGTTCATCGGCAGTGCGTCTGCTAAATGGGCAATCATGGCACCGGTATTCGTACCGATCATGATGCAAATCGGATACACACCTGAGTTCACTCAGCTTGTATACCGTATCGCAGACTCAACAACGAATATCATTTCACCATTAATGCCTTACTTCGCAATCGTCATTGCGTTTGCACAAAAGTACGACAAGAAGGTTGGTATTGGTACACTGATTGCAACAATGCTTCCGTACTCCATCGCGTTGACAGTTGCTTGGGTATTGATGCTGATCATCTGGATGCTGACAGGTATCGATATCGGCCCTGGCTCTTCTATCTATATGCCAAAATAA
- a CDS encoding GNAT family N-acetyltransferase, with amino-acid sequence MELWNIYDQYRHLTDRIHERGQEMKAGDYHIVVHVWIVNEDGQFLIQRRQPWKIGFPNMWDCAAAGSAIMGDDSEQAAIREVKEELGIELDIEKGERIFTVRFPRGFDDIWLVRQNIAIEDLQLQEEEVAEAKWASKAEIKDMVKNGEFIPFNYFDQLFESVNSHISLKKASIEDAEELLALQKEVFMPLYKKYNDHETSPVTQTMERFSARFECGIYYKILLDGTLAGSVHVHEKSPGLMRLHIINILGRFHNKGIAQEVMKRLELMHPEADAWELDTILTEERNCYLYEKMGYIRTGYAKVIKDDMTIVRYLKEANLTKIMSI; translated from the coding sequence ATGGAACTATGGAATATCTATGATCAGTACAGGCATTTGACGGACCGGATTCATGAAAGAGGGCAGGAGATGAAGGCGGGGGATTACCATATTGTTGTGCATGTTTGGATCGTGAATGAGGATGGCCAGTTCCTCATCCAGAGGAGACAGCCGTGGAAAATCGGATTTCCGAACATGTGGGACTGTGCAGCTGCGGGTTCTGCCATCATGGGTGATGACAGTGAACAGGCAGCTATCCGTGAGGTAAAAGAAGAGCTTGGAATCGAACTTGATATCGAAAAAGGCGAACGCATATTTACTGTGAGATTTCCTCGAGGCTTTGATGATATCTGGCTAGTCAGGCAAAATATTGCGATTGAGGATTTGCAGCTGCAGGAAGAGGAAGTCGCCGAAGCGAAATGGGCGAGTAAAGCGGAAATAAAGGATATGGTTAAAAACGGCGAGTTCATTCCGTTCAATTATTTCGATCAGTTATTTGAAAGTGTTAATTCGCACATCAGCCTGAAAAAAGCATCAATAGAGGATGCTGAGGAACTTTTAGCCTTGCAGAAGGAAGTTTTCATGCCTCTGTATAAAAAATACAATGACCATGAAACAAGTCCTGTTACACAGACGATGGAAAGATTTTCAGCAAGATTCGAATGTGGAATTTATTATAAAATACTCCTTGATGGCACGCTTGCTGGAAGCGTCCATGTGCATGAAAAGTCCCCAGGATTAATGAGGCTCCATATCATCAACATTTTGGGAAGATTCCATAATAAAGGCATTGCCCAGGAAGTCATGAAACGGCTGGAGCTGATGCACCCGGAAGCAGATGCATGGGAGCTGGATACCATCCTTACCGAAGAACGGAATTGTTACTTGTACGAAAAGATGGGGTATATCCGAACTGGATATGCCAAGGTCATTAAAGATGATATGACGATTGTTCGATACTTGAAAGAAGCCAATCTGACCAAAATTATGAGTATATAG